The genomic DNA ATTTTGGTCAATCCAACCAATTTTGAAGATGTTTTCTCTGCAACATTAGAATTAATTATCAATGATGATTTATATGAAAATCTGAAACAAAACTGCAAAATAGCTTTAAATGAATTAAACTGGGAAAGTGAGATAGAGAAATTTCACGAAGTCATCAAATCACTATAACGATTTCCTTTTTATTCCCCTTTTTTCTATAAATCTTCCCACGGCAAAAAGAAAAATGCCAACACCAGCAAATAGCATTTCTTTGCTCATGCTCCCCTGTAAACCTGCAATTAGCCCTATCATCGTCTCAGCGATACCGATTGCCTGAAGAAATTTACCCAGGGTTATCATCTTTAGCTTTTAATGTTAGGTTTTAACTTTTTAAGCATAGCGACTCCAGCGATAAAAATAACAATTGAAATTAACTGGGCCTCTGAGAGACCAAAAATCAACGGTGGGTTAATGCGAATAAATTCAATGAAAAACCTTTCCATAGAAGAAAAAATTAAATATATTCCAAAAAGTTCTCCCGAATACTTAATTCTTTTTCTATAAATCCATAAGAAAGTAAAAATCAAAACCATGATTAAAAACTCGTAGATAGGGGTTGGATGAAGTTTTATAAATGTGTCAAACTCAGTAATTACACCAAATTTATCCTCTCCAACGATTTTTGATGCTTTCTCCCAATAACCATATTTTTCCGCAAGTTCAGGAAATCTTTCAAAGTAATCCCGGAGTGCGTAGGTTGGTTTTAAAGTACCATTGGCATATATAGCGCCCCATGGTAATGATGTTGGAATGCCATAATCTCCATCGCCAGAAAGGTGGCATCCTATTCTACCAATTCCATATCCAAGAGCAAGCGCAGGTGCTACGGCATCAAGAACCTTTAAAATCGGAAGTTTCTTTCGTTTTGCGTAAACAAATAGGATAATAAATGCGAGAATAAATCCTCCATACCATGTTAAGCCGCCGGCAGAAAAAAGCATTTCAAGTGGGGATGCTAAAAAATCTTTTAGATTCTCAATCAAATATAAAATTTTCGCCCCAACAATTCCAGACACAAGAGCTAGCACAACCATTTCATTAGCATAGTTTACATTCAACTTCAATCTTTTGAATTCCCTACCAAGCAAATAATCCGCAACAAGAAAAGCAATCGCCATCATAAGCCCATAGCTATAAACGGGAATGGGTCCTATTTGAAATAAGATAGGTCGCATATTAACGCTCAATTATGTTTAACTTAACAAACTTATTTTTCCTCGGCTCGTTTTCCACAGAAATATTATCTCCAGAAATTAAAATTGAAAAAATGTTTTTTAGATTCTCCTTTTTAACTATCGTTAATGTATAAACGCCATCTGTGTAATTGTAAAAGTTATATTCAAATCTTGCTGGTCCAGGACGAGATACAGGCGAACTTGGTGGTTTAAAGCCTTGAATTTTAAAAGTTATTTTTTTATCCCCAACGCTTACTCTGACATCTAACTCATAATTAAATGCAAGGAAATGTTGTGTTGTTTCAAATAAAAATTTCAAGAACTTCTGTTTTTTTAACTCATCATATTCTTTTGAAATGTGAAGAATAAAATCGTATTTTAGCTCTGGCTCAATTCTTGGCAGTTTTCTCGGCATATTTTGAGATTACAAATTCAGAAATTTTATTTAAATCAACTTCAATTTGCTTTGCTTTCTTCATATCACGAAGCACACACTTACCGTTTTTTAATTCGTCCTCGCCCAAAATTATGACATAACGAGCTCCTTGTCTATCAGCTTCTTTCATTTGAGATTTTAAACTTCTATCTAAAAGCTCAATCTCACATGGTATTAATTTCCGTCTCAAATCTTGAGTGATACTTAAAGCGATTTTCCGTGGCTCAGAACCAAGGTAGGCAACATAAACAAATGGTTTGGTGCTCTCATTAAAAGTATACTTTTTCTTTTCAAGGATTAACATCATCCTTTCAATCCCAAGCGCAAAACCAACCCCAGGAACCTCAGGACCTCCAAGCTCTTTTGAAAGAAGGTCATATCTTCCTCCGCCAGCAACTGCGTCTTGAGAACCAAGATCAGGGCTTATTACTTCAAAGGCTGTTTTAGTATAATAATCAAGTCCACGAACAAGGTGCGGTTCTATTTCATATCTTACTCCAAGGTAATTCAAATAACTTTTTAATTTTTCAAAATGCTCCTCACAATTAGCACACAGATATTCATAAATTAAAGGTGCGTTTTCTATCACTTTTTTATCGCTTTCATCTTTTGAATCAAGAATTCTCAAAGGATTCCGGTCAAGTCGCCTTTTGCTGTCTTCGGATAAGGTATCGTAAAATTTTCTAAAATATTCTTTTAAAACCTCTTTGTATGATGGCCGACAAGTTTCGCAACCAACGGAGTTAAGTTTTAGGCTATAATTTTTTATTTCAAAACTTTCAATTATATGAATGACAAGTGAAATTATTTCAGCATCAACTTCGGGATTTGGACTTCCTATCGCTTCAGCTCCTATTTGATGAAATTGTCGCAATCTACCAGCCTGTGGTCGTTCTTGCCTGAACATTGGGGAAATGTAATAAACCTTGAAAAGTGGCGTTTGTTTATTTATCCCGTATTGAATATATGCCCTCATCACAGACGCCGTCATTTCAGGTTTTAATGTTAAACTTGTTCCGCCTTTATCAAGAAATGTATACATTTCCTTGCTAACTATATCCGTAAGTTCCCCAATTCCTCTTGCAAATAGCTCCGTTTCTTCAAAAATCGGCGTCCTTATCTCTTTGTAATTATAAACTTCAAAAATTTCCCTTACCTTTCGCTCAACATGCCACCATTTGTATGACTCATCGGGTAGTATATCCCTGGTGCCACGGATATTTTTCAAAATTTTTTTCTCAGCCAAGGTATTTTTCTTCCTCTGTTTTGAATAATTCTACAACTTCTTTTGAATCTTTCGCGTTAAGCAATCTCTCACGGAAATTGTTATCATTCATAAGTTTTGAAATTCGGCTCAAAAGCTTTATATGTGGTCCAACCATATTATCCCTTCCAACAAGTAAAAAAATTAAACGAACTGGCTCTCCATCAAGTGAATCGTAATCAATCGGTTTTTTCGTAATTGCAAATGCTGCAACAATATCTGTAACAGCATCTGTTTTCCCATGTGGAACCGCAAATCCTTTCCCAACCCCTGTTGTCATTATCTTCTCCCGTTCAAAAACCGCTTCTCTTACTTTGTTTACATTTTTAACTTTTTCCGACTTTGATATCAACTCAACAAGTGCGTTTATAGCGTCTTCTTTAGATGAGACATCAAGACCAACAACAACAAAATCTTCAGTTAAAATATCACTTATTTTCACCTTCTAAACCTTAATTTTATTTTTCAAGATTTCATCCACCGTTCAACTTTATCTGAATAAGTGGCGAGCAAATTCTCTACCTTTTTTTCCTCATCCGATTCCGCAAATAAGTGAATCTCACTTCGCTGTCTGTCCGGCAAAATTAAAATCCAAGTGAAATCATCCATAAAGATTTTAACCCCATCTATCAATTGTCGCCTATATTTTTCAGACTCAAGCGTTGCATAACGCATAACCTTTCCCTTCAAATCGCGAGAACACGGTAAAACTTTATGTCTTAGAACAAGCTTTGGCAAAGATTTTTCAACCTCGCCAATTTTTAATCCTGTTATAGATATCAATTCAAGAATTTTTGATATAGAAAACATCCCATCGGAAGCGAAAAGAAACTCCGAAAATATAAATCCTCCTTTCGTTCCACCAACAAATTTTACCTCTGGATCTTTTAGAACAGCTTCCATCATCCCGTAATGTGAGTTTTTAGTCCTGACAACCTCAACCCCATATTCACCTGCAATCATATCAACTTCAAGCGAAGCAGTTATAGGAACAGCAATTTTTTTAACTTTATCACGATTTGCTTCAAGATACAATTTTACTACAATGGAAAGAAGACGATCGTTTTCAATCAATTTCCCTCTTTCGTCAACAACCCAAATTCTTTCGGCCCCAGGATTTAACATAAACCCAACATCATAACGAATTGAAGTTACAATTTGGGAGAGTTCATCAATAGCTCTTTTGAA from Candidatus Kryptobacter tengchongensis includes the following:
- a CDS encoding phosphatidylglycerol:prolipoprotein diacylglycerol transferase, producing MRPILFQIGPIPVYSYGLMMAIAFLVADYLLGREFKRLKLNVNYANEMVVLALVSGIVGAKILYLIENLKDFLASPLEMLFSAGGLTWYGGFILAFIILFVYAKRKKLPILKVLDAVAPALALGYGIGRIGCHLSGDGDYGIPTSLPWGAIYANGTLKPTYALRDYFERFPELAEKYGYWEKASKIVGEDKFGVITEFDTFIKLHPTPIYEFLIMVLIFTFLWIYRKRIKYSGELFGIYLIFSSMERFFIEFIRINPPLIFGLSEAQLISIVIFIAGVAMLKKLKPNIKS
- a CDS encoding PTS system IIA component, Fru family codes for the protein MKISDILTEDFVVVGLDVSSKEDAINALVELISKSEKVKNVNKVREAVFEREKIMTTGVGKGFAVPHGKTDAVTDIVAAFAITKKPIDYDSLDGEPVRLIFLLVGRDNMVGPHIKLLSRISKLMNDNNFRERLLNAKDSKEVVELFKTEEEKYLG
- a CDS encoding histidyl-tRNA synthetase, with the protein product MAEKKILKNIRGTRDILPDESYKWWHVERKVREIFEVYNYKEIRTPIFEETELFARGIGELTDIVSKEMYTFLDKGGTSLTLKPEMTASVMRAYIQYGINKQTPLFKVYYISPMFRQERPQAGRLRQFHQIGAEAIGSPNPEVDAEIISLVIHIIESFEIKNYSLKLNSVGCETCRPSYKEVLKEYFRKFYDTLSEDSKRRLDRNPLRILDSKDESDKKVIENAPLIYEYLCANCEEHFEKLKSYLNYLGVRYEIEPHLVRGLDYYTKTAFEVISPDLGSQDAVAGGGRYDLLSKELGGPEVPGVGFALGIERMMLILEKKKYTFNESTKPFVYVAYLGSEPRKIALSITQDLRRKLIPCEIELLDRSLKSQMKEADRQGARYVIILGEDELKNGKCVLRDMKKAKQIEVDLNKISEFVISKYAEKTAKN